In one Saccharibacillus brassicae genomic region, the following are encoded:
- a CDS encoding nuclear transport factor 2 family protein, whose translation MTESRFETAEELAQRQLDCYNAHDLEGFLDVYAEDAKLYVLPGGTLIAEGREQMRERYRTRFELDKVQAKLVNRMVLGSRVIDHEHVTRAGSDAVTQAAAIYDTHSGRITAAWFVSE comes from the coding sequence ATGACGGAATCCCGATTCGAGACCGCCGAAGAGTTGGCCCAGCGCCAGCTCGACTGCTATAACGCCCACGACCTGGAGGGCTTTCTGGACGTGTATGCCGAAGACGCGAAGCTGTACGTGCTGCCGGGCGGGACGCTGATCGCCGAAGGGCGCGAGCAGATGCGCGAGCGCTACCGCACACGGTTCGAGCTCGACAAAGTGCAGGCCAAGCTCGTCAACCGCATGGTGCTCGGCAGCCGGGTCATCGACCACGAGCATGTGACCCGGGCCGGATCGGACGCGGTCACGCAGGCCGCCGCGATCTACGACACGCACAGCGGCCGCATTACGGCCGCCTGGTTCGTCTCGGAGTGA
- a CDS encoding DUF72 domain-containing protein → MITIGLTNFSDHDELYGKKKPAERLPAYSETFKLVELDSSFYAIQPVKNYEKWVSQTPDDFGFVIKAYQGMTGHLREKKNYFDTPEEMFAAFHTSLAPVIEADKLTMTLFQYPPWFDCTRENVEKLRVTREFMKDVPCALEFRHQSWYSPQFRDKTLDFMRKEGWIQTVVDEPQAGSGSIPIIAHATSDEATYVRMHGRNVGGWHKSSDPNWRKLRYLYRYSTEELTEWRDILLDLDKQSKHVYVAFNNNSDKDATPNALELMELLGQPIPAGAPWPPPEQAGQAAQADEPEQPQQEKLF, encoded by the coding sequence ATCATCACGATCGGACTTACGAATTTTAGCGACCACGACGAACTATACGGCAAAAAGAAACCCGCCGAACGGCTGCCCGCCTACAGCGAGACGTTCAAGCTGGTCGAGTTGGACAGTTCGTTTTACGCGATCCAGCCCGTCAAAAATTATGAGAAATGGGTGTCCCAGACGCCGGACGATTTCGGGTTCGTCATCAAGGCGTATCAGGGCATGACCGGGCATCTGCGCGAGAAAAAGAATTATTTTGACACGCCGGAAGAGATGTTCGCCGCTTTTCATACGAGCCTTGCGCCCGTCATCGAAGCGGACAAACTGACGATGACGCTGTTCCAATACCCGCCCTGGTTCGACTGCACCCGCGAGAACGTGGAGAAGCTGCGCGTCACGCGCGAATTCATGAAGGACGTGCCGTGCGCACTCGAATTCCGGCACCAATCGTGGTATTCGCCGCAGTTCCGCGACAAGACGCTTGATTTTATGCGCAAAGAAGGCTGGATTCAGACCGTCGTCGACGAACCGCAGGCCGGCAGCGGATCGATTCCGATCATCGCGCACGCGACGAGCGACGAAGCGACCTATGTGCGGATGCACGGACGCAACGTCGGCGGCTGGCACAAGAGCAGCGATCCGAACTGGCGCAAGCTGCGCTATCTGTACCGCTACAGCACCGAGGAGTTGACCGAATGGCGCGATATCCTGCTCGACCTGGACAAGCAGAGCAAGCATGTGTACGTCGCGTTCAACAACAACTCCGACAAGGACGCCACGCCCAACGCGCTGGAGCTGATGGAACTGCTCGGCCAGCCGATTCCCGCCGGAGCGCCGTGGCCGCCGCCGGAACAAGCCGGGCAGGCGGCGCAGGCCGACGAACCGGAACAACCGCAGCAGGAGAAACTGTTCTAA
- a CDS encoding nitroreductase family protein, with protein sequence MLELMQNRRSIYGISKEQTASDDKIRELIEQALLHVPSAFNSQSARVVVLLGEHHDKLWDFTTGILKEIVPEGSFGPTQEKMDSFKAGYGTILFFEDESVIRGMQEQFQAYQDNFPIWSQQSSGMHQYAIWTLLEAEGYGASLQHYNPLIDEKVKPEWDIPESWKLIAQMPFGKPTAPAGEKQFKPLEERLKWFK encoded by the coding sequence ATGCTGGAACTGATGCAAAACAGACGCAGTATTTACGGAATCAGCAAGGAACAGACAGCATCCGACGACAAAATCCGCGAGCTGATCGAGCAGGCGCTGCTGCACGTGCCGTCGGCATTCAATTCGCAGAGCGCGCGCGTCGTCGTCCTGCTCGGCGAGCATCACGACAAACTGTGGGACTTCACGACAGGCATCCTAAAAGAAATCGTGCCGGAAGGCAGCTTCGGGCCGACGCAGGAAAAAATGGACAGCTTCAAAGCGGGCTACGGCACCATTCTCTTCTTCGAGGACGAATCGGTTATCCGCGGCATGCAGGAGCAGTTCCAGGCGTATCAGGACAATTTCCCGATCTGGTCGCAGCAGTCTTCGGGCATGCACCAGTACGCGATCTGGACGCTGCTCGAAGCGGAAGGCTACGGCGCTTCGCTCCAGCATTACAATCCGCTGATCGACGAGAAGGTCAAGCCGGAATGGGACATCCCGGAGAGCTGGAAGCTGATCGCGCAGATGCCGTTCGGCAAGCCGACGGCCCCGGCCGGCGAGAAGCAGTTCAAGCCGCTCGAAGAACGCCTGAAATGGTTTAAGTAA
- a CDS encoding alpha-amylase: MPANHTMMQFFEWHVDADGQHWNRLKEMAPELKQWGIDSVWIPPVTKGQSAEDTGYGVYDLYDLGEFDQKGTVRTKYGTKEELKSAIAACHEFGVAVYVDLVMNHKAGADETERFKVVEVDPNNRNEVISEEPFEIEGWTKFTFPGRGEQYSAFKWDATHFNGTDFDNATGNNGIYRIGGENRGWDDKVDNEFGNYDYLMFANIDYRLPEVREEMMEWGRWLVDTLQCSGYRLDAIKHINHDFIREFAGEMIRKRGEDFYIVGEFWNNDLNACREFLDNVDYRIDLFDVALHYKLHEASQSGSAFDLTKIFDDTLVQTHPTNAVTFVDNHDSQPGESLESWIDDWFKQSAYALILLRRDGYPCVFYGDYFGIGGENPIEGKKMAIDPLLYARCQKAYGEQVDYFDHPNTIGWVRLGSEEVEGSGCAVVIANGEPGEKRMNVGAERAGEEWIDLTNTREDKIVIEEDGFATFPVNGGSVSVWALPEQDSTMDCAVQE, encoded by the coding sequence ATGCCCGCTAACCACACAATGATGCAATTTTTTGAATGGCACGTAGATGCCGACGGTCAGCATTGGAACCGACTCAAGGAAATGGCTCCCGAACTCAAGCAATGGGGCATTGACTCCGTCTGGATTCCGCCTGTCACCAAAGGCCAATCCGCGGAAGATACCGGCTACGGCGTATACGATTTGTACGATCTGGGCGAATTCGACCAGAAAGGCACGGTCCGGACCAAATACGGCACGAAGGAAGAATTGAAAAGCGCTATCGCGGCCTGCCACGAATTCGGCGTTGCCGTCTACGTCGACCTGGTCATGAACCACAAAGCCGGCGCGGACGAGACGGAACGGTTCAAAGTCGTCGAAGTCGATCCGAACAACCGCAACGAAGTCATCTCGGAAGAGCCGTTCGAGATCGAAGGCTGGACCAAGTTCACGTTCCCGGGCCGCGGCGAGCAGTATTCCGCGTTCAAATGGGATGCCACCCACTTCAACGGCACGGACTTCGACAACGCGACCGGCAACAACGGCATCTACCGCATCGGCGGCGAGAACCGCGGCTGGGACGACAAGGTCGACAACGAATTCGGCAACTACGATTACCTGATGTTCGCCAATATCGACTACCGGCTGCCGGAAGTGCGCGAAGAGATGATGGAGTGGGGCCGCTGGCTCGTCGATACGCTTCAGTGCAGCGGCTACCGCCTGGACGCGATCAAGCACATCAACCATGACTTCATCCGTGAATTCGCGGGCGAGATGATCCGCAAGCGCGGCGAAGACTTCTACATCGTCGGCGAATTCTGGAACAACGACCTGAACGCCTGCCGGGAATTCCTCGACAACGTCGATTACCGGATCGATCTGTTCGACGTCGCGCTGCACTACAAGCTGCACGAAGCTTCGCAGTCCGGCAGCGCCTTCGACCTGACGAAAATTTTCGACGACACGCTCGTGCAGACCCACCCGACGAACGCCGTTACTTTCGTGGACAACCATGACTCCCAGCCGGGCGAATCGCTGGAATCGTGGATCGACGACTGGTTCAAGCAGAGCGCATACGCGCTGATCCTGCTGCGCCGCGACGGGTATCCGTGCGTCTTCTACGGCGATTACTTCGGTATCGGCGGCGAGAACCCGATCGAAGGCAAGAAAATGGCGATCGATCCGCTGCTCTACGCGCGCTGCCAAAAAGCGTACGGCGAGCAGGTCGACTACTTCGACCATCCGAACACGATCGGCTGGGTCCGTCTGGGCAGCGAAGAAGTCGAAGGTTCCGGCTGCGCGGTCGTCATTGCGAACGGCGAACCGGGCGAGAAAAGAATGAACGTCGGCGCGGAGCGCGCGGGCGAAGAATGGATCGACCTGACGAACACGCGCGAAGACAAGATCGTGATCGAGGAAGACGGCTTCGCCACGTTCCCGGTCAACGGCGGCAGCGTATCCGTCTGGGCGCTTCCCGAACAAGACAGCACGATGGACTGCGCCGTACAGGAGTAA
- a CDS encoding LysE/ArgO family amino acid transporter, whose product MEAILHGFVLALGLILPLGVQNVFVFTQGAAQPRLPGALPAVVAASLCDTLLILLAVFGVSAVVLEFEGLRLALMLAGIAFLAYMGFSLWRSRPAEAQGGSAAPTRALPPAKQILFAASVSLLNPHALLDTIGVIGTSALAYAGADQVRFAAACVAVSWIWFAGLAGAGSVLRRFDGGGRLMLRFNRGSALFIWGTALVLAWNLLQELPRG is encoded by the coding sequence ATGGAAGCCATCCTGCACGGATTCGTGCTGGCTCTCGGCCTGATTCTGCCGCTTGGCGTGCAGAACGTATTTGTGTTTACCCAGGGCGCGGCCCAGCCGCGCCTGCCTGGCGCCCTGCCGGCGGTGGTCGCGGCTTCGCTGTGCGACACGCTGTTGATCCTGCTCGCCGTATTCGGCGTCTCCGCCGTCGTGCTGGAGTTCGAAGGGCTTCGCCTCGCCCTGATGCTGGCCGGGATCGCTTTTCTCGCCTATATGGGCTTCTCTCTCTGGCGGTCGCGCCCGGCCGAAGCGCAGGGCGGCTCCGCCGCGCCTACCCGGGCGCTGCCGCCGGCGAAGCAGATCCTGTTCGCCGCTTCGGTATCGCTGCTCAATCCGCACGCGCTGCTCGATACGATCGGCGTGATCGGGACGAGCGCGCTCGCTTACGCCGGCGCGGACCAAGTGCGCTTTGCGGCGGCCTGCGTCGCCGTCTCGTGGATCTGGTTCGCCGGCCTGGCCGGAGCCGGTTCGGTGCTGCGCCGCTTCGACGGCGGCGGCCGGCTGATGCTGCGGTTCAACCGCGGCTCGGCGCTGTTCATCTGGGGCACCGCGCTGGTGCTGGCGTGGAATCTGCTGCAGGAGCTGCCGCGCGGCTGA
- a CDS encoding NAD(P)H-dependent oxidoreductase, translating into MSSEAKRQDILDAYRFRHATKTFDPDRKIPAEEFDFILETGRLSPSSVGLEPWKFVVVQNRELREKMRPVSWGAQGHLSTASHFVVILARRDVRYDSAYMKEQMLEVKKYPPELVEKMTTDLYKTFQEEHMDLRDERSLFDWASKQTYIALGNMMTAAAQIGIDSCPIEGFDRAKLDEVLAEAGLLEDGAYGVSVMAAFGYRDKEPRPQTRRPVEDVIRWV; encoded by the coding sequence ATGAGCAGCGAAGCAAAAAGACAAGACATTCTGGACGCGTACCGGTTCAGACATGCAACCAAAACTTTTGATCCCGACCGGAAAATTCCGGCCGAGGAATTCGATTTTATTCTGGAGACAGGGCGGCTGTCGCCAAGTTCGGTCGGTCTGGAGCCGTGGAAATTCGTCGTCGTCCAGAATCGGGAACTGCGCGAGAAGATGCGCCCGGTCTCGTGGGGCGCACAGGGCCATCTATCGACGGCCAGCCACTTCGTCGTTATTCTGGCCCGCCGCGACGTGCGCTACGATTCGGCCTATATGAAAGAGCAGATGCTTGAAGTGAAAAAGTATCCGCCCGAACTCGTCGAGAAGATGACGACGGATCTGTACAAGACGTTCCAGGAAGAACATATGGACCTGCGCGACGAACGCAGCCTGTTCGACTGGGCTTCGAAGCAGACGTATATCGCGCTCGGCAACATGATGACCGCCGCCGCACAGATCGGCATCGACTCGTGCCCGATCGAAGGCTTCGACCGCGCCAAGCTGGACGAGGTTTTGGCGGAAGCGGGCCTGCTCGAAGACGGCGCCTACGGCGTCAGCGTCATGGCAGCGTTCGGCTACCGGGACAAAGAACCCCGGCCGCAGACGCGCAGACCGGTGGAAGACGTCATCCGCTGGGTGTAA
- a CDS encoding pyroglutamyl-peptidase I: MNILISGFEPFGGSPINPTEELMEQIGREDLGEAFADVRLHTLLLPVRYDECAAKLLAETRRLKPDAVIACGLAAGRTAITPERIAINVKDTESYADNEGRSPRDEPIRADGPDGLLSTLPIRRIVQELQAAGIPSAVSNTAGTYICNNTMYALLDDLRESGSPALAGFVHFPASTRLAALKPSLPSLPQETLLEALRLIVRVTAEAVRGAD; this comes from the coding sequence ATGAATATTTTGATTTCCGGCTTCGAGCCGTTCGGCGGTTCGCCGATCAATCCGACCGAGGAGCTGATGGAGCAGATCGGACGGGAAGATTTGGGCGAAGCGTTCGCGGACGTGCGGCTGCATACGCTGCTGCTGCCGGTCCGCTACGACGAATGCGCCGCGAAGCTGCTGGCCGAGACGCGGCGGCTGAAGCCGGATGCGGTTATCGCCTGCGGCCTTGCCGCGGGGCGCACCGCCATCACGCCGGAGCGGATCGCGATCAACGTCAAGGACACGGAAAGTTACGCCGATAACGAAGGGCGCAGCCCGAGAGACGAACCGATCCGCGCGGACGGCCCGGACGGCCTGCTCTCGACGCTGCCGATCCGCCGGATCGTGCAGGAGCTGCAGGCGGCCGGCATTCCGTCTGCTGTCTCCAATACGGCCGGCACGTATATTTGCAACAATACGATGTACGCGCTGCTTGACGATCTTCGGGAAAGCGGCTCGCCGGCGCTTGCGGGCTTCGTCCATTTTCCGGCGTCGACCCGGCTTGCCGCGCTCAAGCCTTCGCTGCCTTCGCTGCCGCAGGAGACGCTGCTCGAAGCGCTGCGCCTCATCGTCCGCGTCACGGCCGAAGCGGTGCGCGGCGCCGATTAA
- a CDS encoding potassium channel family protein — protein MISFLLTLKRLLGGIFRAFRSKNFQALFVLVLVFLLSGTLFYVNEEGLTVVDALYFCVMTLSTVGHPDFVPATNLGKVFTMVYVMAGTGIFIALILHIAYAIFKDKRREEHDEEDGFGRTSGKKTPNKRTGEKI, from the coding sequence ATGATTTCGTTTCTGCTGACGCTCAAGCGTCTGCTCGGCGGCATCTTCCGGGCGTTCCGTTCCAAAAATTTTCAGGCGCTGTTCGTGCTTGTGCTCGTATTCCTGCTGTCCGGCACCCTGTTCTACGTCAACGAAGAAGGGCTGACGGTCGTGGACGCGCTCTATTTCTGCGTCATGACGCTGAGTACGGTCGGGCATCCGGATTTCGTGCCGGCGACGAACCTCGGCAAAGTGTTCACGATGGTATACGTCATGGCCGGCACGGGCATTTTTATCGCCCTGATCCTGCATATCGCCTACGCCATTTTCAAAGATAAAAGGCGCGAAGAACATGACGAAGAAGACGGCTTCGGCCGAACTTCGGGGAAAAAAACGCCAAATAAACGAACGGGGGAAAAAATATGA
- a CDS encoding acyltransferase family protein, which produces MSNGRYAGSEANSENRRYAGHDSPPRHREPAAEHPKPGAGRYMPGLDGLRALAVLAVIFYHLHTQWAPGGLLGVTMFFVLSGYLITDILLAQWDRTGRFDMKDFWVRRAKRLLPAMLAVVLATVLWSILVDRSRLPAMLGDVPAALLYYSNWWLIFHEVSYFESFGPLSPLGHLWSLAVEEQFYIFWPVLLGIGLILAQKNRGKLALVLAGLSLASALAMGIMYQPGQDPSRVYYGTDTRLFSLLIGAALAVVWPSRKLKTNISRSATKTLDVTATICLIVIAVLIFKSNDYGTFLYRGGMVLLSLATTILVAALAHPACRLGRVLGAKPLRWIGARSYGLYLWHYPVIVLTTPLVNTGGPNMTRILLQLLVSFVLAELSYRYVEQPVRSGNFGRWWKRVMREPGIGRKRLLRTLGGTAALVLVLGFAMNRLAPPAEAQTPYAGTDVPAVEAAADPAAAVPAVDAADVPLPAGTGVGMTAIGDSVMLDIKPYLTAELPGIAVDGLVGRQMSQAPALVDQLEAEGRIGTTVLIQLGTNGSFTDEQLDGLLAKLPEAKKIILVNTRVPRPWEGVVNSALERAAQRDDRVLLIDWHSASAGRDDYFARDGVHLMPAGARAYTQLLVDALKGS; this is translated from the coding sequence ATGAGCAATGGAAGATACGCAGGCAGCGAGGCGAACAGCGAAAATCGGCGGTATGCCGGACACGATTCCCCGCCCCGGCACCGCGAACCGGCGGCCGAGCACCCCAAGCCGGGCGCGGGCCGCTACATGCCGGGATTGGACGGACTGCGCGCGCTCGCGGTGCTCGCCGTCATTTTCTATCATCTGCATACGCAGTGGGCACCGGGCGGACTGCTCGGCGTCACGATGTTCTTCGTGCTGTCGGGCTACCTGATCACGGATATCCTGCTGGCGCAGTGGGACCGGACAGGTCGCTTCGACATGAAAGATTTCTGGGTCCGGCGGGCCAAAAGACTGCTGCCGGCCATGCTCGCGGTCGTGCTGGCGACGGTGCTGTGGTCGATTCTCGTCGACCGCAGCCGCCTGCCGGCGATGCTCGGCGACGTGCCGGCTGCGCTGCTGTATTACAGCAACTGGTGGCTGATCTTCCACGAAGTGTCTTACTTCGAGAGCTTCGGCCCGCTCTCGCCGCTCGGCCATCTGTGGTCGCTCGCGGTCGAGGAGCAGTTCTACATTTTCTGGCCGGTACTGCTCGGCATCGGGCTTATTCTGGCGCAGAAGAACCGCGGCAAGCTGGCGCTCGTGCTGGCCGGCCTGTCGCTCGCTTCGGCGCTCGCGATGGGCATCATGTACCAGCCGGGGCAGGACCCGAGCCGTGTCTACTACGGCACGGATACGCGCCTGTTCTCGCTGCTGATCGGCGCGGCGCTCGCCGTCGTCTGGCCGAGCCGCAAGCTCAAAACGAACATTTCCAGATCGGCCACGAAGACGCTCGACGTCACGGCGACGATCTGCCTGATCGTGATCGCGGTGCTTATCTTCAAGTCTAACGATTACGGTACGTTCCTGTACCGCGGAGGCATGGTGCTGCTGTCGCTGGCGACGACGATTCTCGTCGCGGCGCTCGCCCATCCGGCCTGCCGGCTCGGCCGGGTGCTCGGCGCCAAGCCTTTGCGCTGGATCGGCGCCCGCTCGTACGGACTGTACCTGTGGCACTATCCGGTCATCGTGCTGACGACCCCGCTCGTCAATACCGGCGGCCCGAACATGACGCGCATCCTGCTCCAGCTGCTCGTCAGCTTCGTGCTGGCGGAACTGTCGTACCGCTACGTGGAGCAGCCTGTGCGGAGCGGCAATTTCGGTCGCTGGTGGAAGCGGGTCATGCGCGAGCCCGGCATCGGCCGCAAGCGGCTGCTGCGCACGCTTGGCGGCACGGCGGCGCTCGTGCTGGTGCTCGGCTTCGCGATGAACCGCCTGGCGCCGCCGGCCGAAGCGCAGACGCCTTATGCCGGCACGGATGTGCCGGCTGTGGAAGCGGCAGCCGATCCGGCTGCGGCGGTGCCGGCGGTCGACGCCGCGGATGTGCCGCTGCCGGCCGGAACAGGCGTCGGCATGACGGCTATCGGCGACTCCGTCATGCTCGACATCAAGCCGTACCTGACGGCGGAACTGCCGGGCATCGCGGTCGACGGCCTCGTCGGCCGCCAGATGTCGCAGGCGCCGGCGCTGGTCGACCAGCTCGAAGCGGAAGGCCGGATCGGCACGACCGTGCTGATCCAGCTCGGAACGAACGGCTCGTTTACCGACGAGCAGTTGGACGGGCTGCTGGCGAAGCTGCCGGAAGCGAAGAAGATCATTCTGGTCAACACGCGGGTGCCGCGTCCGTGGGAAGGCGTCGTCAACAGCGCGCTGGAACGCGCGGCGCAGCGGGACGACCGCGTCCTGCTGATCGACTGGCATTCGGCCAGCGCCGGGCGCGACGATTACTTTGCCCGCGACGGCGTGCATCTGATGCCGGCCGGCGCGCGCGCCTACACGCAGCTGCTCGTGGACGCGCTCAAAGGCTCGTGA
- a CDS encoding small multi-drug export protein: protein MFEWIRELDVVWQYAALFLLAAAPWLDIFLVVPLGIVWGLSPVAVSIIGFAGNFLMVLLIGLFFTRISAWLERRKVKQGRTASSKKETRARRVWEKYGVPGLALVAPALVGTDIAAVLALSFGSSRRWVIGWMAVSLAVWTVVMAVGSVYGLSYATQ, encoded by the coding sequence ATGTTCGAATGGATTAGGGAATTGGACGTAGTGTGGCAGTACGCGGCTTTGTTTCTGCTGGCAGCCGCCCCGTGGTTGGACATTTTTCTGGTCGTGCCGCTCGGCATTGTCTGGGGCTTGTCCCCGGTCGCCGTGTCGATCATCGGCTTCGCGGGCAACTTCCTCATGGTTCTGCTGATCGGCCTCTTCTTCACCCGCATCTCCGCCTGGCTGGAGCGCCGCAAGGTCAAGCAGGGCCGCACGGCTTCTTCCAAAAAAGAAACGCGGGCCAGGCGGGTGTGGGAAAAATACGGCGTCCCCGGCCTCGCGCTCGTCGCTCCGGCGCTCGTGGGTACCGATATTGCCGCCGTGCTCGCCTTGTCGTTCGGTTCTTCCCGCCGCTGGGTGATCGGCTGGATGGCGGTCAGCCTGGCCGTCTGGACGGTGGTCATGGCTGTTGGCTCGGTGTACGGCTTGAGCTATGCGACGCAGTAG
- a CDS encoding ABC transporter substrate-binding protein produces the protein MKSMTRTLILILVAAFALMFLANRLNSSEGYSSGNTLTIYNWGDYIDPELLDRFQEETGITVIYQTFDSNEAMLTKIEQGGTTFDVAIPSDYAIEKMREENLLIPLDHAKIPNMRHLDPKFLDLSFDPGNEYSMPYFWGTLGVVYNPTLTDLKFESWEDLWDPTLRNDILLTDGAREVIGTGLVSQGYSLNDKNEQHLAQALDHLMDLTPNVKAIVGDEIKLLLANGEAAAGLVFSGDASEIMSENEELDYVVPKEGSNLYFDNMVIPRTAQNVDGAMAFINFMLDPEVNAQNTEYVGYSTPNDAALALLPEDISGDERFYPSDELTNQLEVYENLGKKWLVRYNELFLQFKMNGS, from the coding sequence ATGAAATCGATGACGCGCACGCTGATCCTGATACTGGTCGCGGCTTTTGCGCTGATGTTTCTCGCCAACCGGCTGAACTCCAGCGAAGGCTACAGCAGCGGCAATACGCTGACCATCTACAACTGGGGCGATTATATCGACCCCGAACTGCTCGACCGCTTTCAGGAAGAGACGGGCATCACGGTCATCTACCAGACGTTCGATTCGAACGAAGCGATGCTGACCAAGATCGAACAGGGCGGCACGACGTTCGACGTGGCGATCCCGTCCGATTACGCGATCGAGAAGATGCGGGAAGAGAATCTGCTTATTCCGCTCGATCACGCCAAGATTCCGAATATGCGGCATCTCGATCCCAAGTTCCTCGATCTGTCGTTCGACCCGGGCAACGAGTACTCGATGCCGTATTTCTGGGGCACGCTCGGCGTCGTCTACAACCCGACTCTGACCGACCTGAAGTTCGAGAGCTGGGAAGACCTGTGGGACCCGACGCTTCGCAACGACATTCTGCTGACCGACGGGGCGCGCGAAGTGATCGGCACCGGGCTCGTCAGCCAGGGCTATTCGCTTAACGACAAGAACGAACAGCATCTGGCGCAGGCGCTGGACCATCTGATGGACCTGACGCCGAACGTCAAAGCGATCGTCGGCGACGAGATCAAGCTGCTGCTGGCGAACGGCGAAGCGGCGGCGGGCCTTGTATTTTCGGGCGACGCCTCGGAGATCATGAGCGAGAACGAAGAACTCGATTACGTGGTGCCGAAGGAAGGGTCCAACCTGTACTTCGACAACATGGTCATTCCGAGAACGGCGCAGAACGTCGACGGGGCGATGGCGTTTATCAACTTCATGCTCGATCCGGAAGTGAACGCGCAGAACACGGAATACGTCGGGTATTCGACGCCGAACGACGCCGCGCTTGCGCTGCTGCCGGAAGACATCTCGGGCGACGAACGTTTCTATCCGTCCGACGAGCTGACGAATCAGCTTGAAGTGTACGAGAATCTGGGCAAAAAATGGCTGGTCCGCTACAACGAATTGTTCCTGCAGTTCAAAATGAACGGTTCTTAA
- a CDS encoding ABC transporter permease: MRKKNGISNLYLVLVFAVLYAPILYLMFYSFNSGGTMHGFEGFTLDYYKEVFADTRLIIIVINTLVIALLSSTIATIIGVFGSLAIENIRRARLKNTLLSLNNVLIVSPDVIIGASFLILFTMVGVKLGFASVLISHVAFSIPITVLMILPRLQEMSPTLLDAARDLGASKRDVLTKVILPFIRPGIFSGFFMALTYSLDDFAVTFFVTGSGYSTLAVEIYSRARQGVSLSINALSTLIFLFTVFLVVAYYISMRRGEKRKLADAAARMGVPE; the protein is encoded by the coding sequence ATGAGGAAAAAGAACGGCATCTCCAATCTGTATCTGGTCCTCGTCTTCGCCGTCCTGTACGCGCCGATCCTGTACCTGATGTTCTACTCGTTCAACAGCGGCGGCACGATGCACGGCTTCGAAGGCTTTACGCTCGATTATTACAAGGAAGTGTTCGCCGATACGCGGCTGATCATCATCGTGATCAACACGCTCGTCATCGCGCTGCTGTCTTCGACGATCGCGACGATCATCGGGGTATTCGGATCGCTCGCGATCGAGAATATCCGGCGCGCCCGGCTCAAGAACACGCTGCTGTCGCTTAACAACGTGCTGATCGTCAGCCCGGACGTCATCATCGGCGCTTCGTTCCTGATCCTGTTCACGATGGTCGGGGTGAAGCTCGGCTTCGCTTCGGTATTGATCTCGCACGTGGCGTTCAGCATTCCGATCACGGTGCTCATGATCCTGCCGAGGCTGCAGGAGATGAGCCCGACGCTGCTCGACGCGGCACGCGATCTCGGCGCGAGCAAGCGCGACGTGCTGACCAAAGTCATATTGCCGTTTATCCGTCCCGGCATCTTCAGCGGCTTCTTCATGGCGCTGACGTATTCGCTGGACGACTTCGCCGTCACGTTCTTCGTGACAGGCAGCGGCTATTCGACGCTTGCCGTCGAAATCTACTCGCGGGCCAGACAGGGCGTCTCGCTGTCGATCAACGCGCTGTCCACGCTGATCTTCCTGTTCACCGTGTTCCTCGTCGTCGCGTACTACATTTCGATGCGCCGCGGCGAAAAGCGCAAGCTGGCCGACGCGGCCGCGCGAATGGGGGTGCCGGAATGA